In Stomoxys calcitrans chromosome 2, idStoCalc2.1, whole genome shotgun sequence, the following proteins share a genomic window:
- the LOC106081592 gene encoding protein crumbs isoform X4, whose translation MPSLILKPSSFSALLDLQQQKNYHYHNQHLHCNQSQPRGEKQRRTTITKQISATSEPTKTNLAMSATNIHTTTTTNTATTIKYASANHEQNDSQLGATTNNIYSTNNKNNYSSTRSYRSLTTTATTLPWLCCVLMFLLLSMESPFVAATSKEAYFNGSAYLRLLSPMPIWDHSAISFRSCRGGEILAQQYNKNSIVISVINDFLQISLAGPAVIGPNNRVDVKYSYHLLDNRWHTLQFKYEYGNLLLFIDRESRLFANSTYNSQFLTNQDIGNEAAILILGNSFTGCLQDGPGLQFINDSMTVQNAVFGPCPLGSGPCSDHDIPLRNQDFCANDPCMGYGQCISHADGYECRCTARYSGKNCQMDNGSPCDRNPCSNGGTCFEDSRGDYQCICNPNHTGKHCETEININPLCQINPCLNNGACVVAAGSNSIECECPKGYTGSHCEIDMDDCASQPCQNNGKCVDKVNGFFCDCTNTGFLGPLCQTNIDECDMKPCRNGGKCFDTNGWYICQCMEGWAGEVCEKPISCKTQQCLNGGTCIDKQIGMHCLCPPGFSGELCQQGPPPCPQCPIDSECVAGKCVCKPGTSGPIGHCIPVESTTIMPTAPPTLVVSSSASSPVVNNQQSSRSAQLNACSSDKCLNGGTCQGFATNYTCICALGFKGFNCEQPTTDVTSSIAAVGTGCKCLNGGTCSLNGTHCYCPTGYSGDRCEKLEPCTLNNCQEPMICAQNKCICPQDKVCTQCASQPCRNGGMCSDLPNGDYECKCPAGWTGRNCVKDVDECAISPKICGNGICKNEEGSYKCYCTPGFTGIHCDSDVDECLSHPCQNGATCHNKINAYKCVCPAGYKGLNCEIDIDECASNPCFNGSTCIDLINNFTCSCIPGMTGRFCEIDIDDCISGPCQHNGICIDELGGFHCNCSSTGYEGRYCESNIDECATNQCTNGAECIDQVNDYFCKCFPGFRGKNCDIDINECESNPCQFNGICLERSNMTLYALSQTMDLPSVFSQPFSFQNASGYECVCVPGIVGKNCETNINECENNRCGKHGTCNDGIGTYTCECDPGFEGTYCEINIDECDRYSPCGDHGTCIDQVNDYECDCDAMYGGKNCSVPLIGCLSAPCSNGGICKPYLVNETEHLFNCSCQHGFQGYTCEKTTTISMVVSSLITVKTQREEGYDINLQFRTTLPNGVLAFGTSGGQNEPVSYILELINGRLNLHSSLLNKWEGVFIGSNLNDSNWHKVFVAINTSHLVLSANDEQAIFPVGSYETSNGSQQPSFPLTYLGGTIPNLKSYLRHLTHRPSSFVGCMQDIVVNGKWIFPEEQGLDNDTKLTHIQSGCPRTEQCNPNPCHSNGKCTDLWHTFACTCQRPHFGYTCIYNITAATFGHENTTHSAVIVETNDVARRAIRSVLDISMFIRTRQPTGQVFYLGSDPRKGKGADAGSSYVAAKLQGGELLVRMQFNGTPEAYTVGGNKLDNGYNHLIEVVRNQTLVQVKLNDTEYFRKTLSSTGLLDAQVLYLGGPAPTTPPTEAPIVAGSEVGTTEYATIKPEDYFKGIIQDVKVSNGSHTMIVELYPLEEEDLALPPSFGTITIDRTSVLKGEVSDDLCRKNPCRHNAECRNTWNDYICKCPNGYKGKDCQEIEFCQLVTCPGNSICQNLDDGGYECLTNITFRGNEKAPLSFSFYKEPHLAEETKPKLKPVIEIAYRTRAGGTLLYLENQDSFFEIGVNQGQVTVTWKFNQDPLGDTKRFSKDNSDGIEWSRIFLRAQNGKLEGGWKGWESMVDPSPSFSADIDIHAFEELISSGAQVYLGGMPTESHQSRGTLSSQQGSQFKGCLGEARVGDLLLPYFTNDEMYPRTENVSVQPSVQFRLNSTRPDEGCILCFKSDCKNGGFCSSPSESYACTCQAGYDGNDCSNDIDECATAMCENNSTCIDKVADFFCSCLPGYDGRFCENNIDECLDEPCHNGGNCTDLIAAFKCDCTDDYAGPQCDILKQVTCDNNPCKNGSTCQDKFNSQTGNNFTCTCMQGYEGPLCDTPFCEVKPCEHGGLCIISESRTPICQCSLGYTGPLCESDINECESNPCFNDGICTDLVGGYSCNCTETGFEGDNCEIDIDECAMSVEYCGGLGRCINLPGTFKCICQDSFCGAYCNFTDPCKQSDVQLCMNGGTCQEACGDEADYTCNCTDGYTGKNCTVLITAKEEPSTADIAIIVIPVVVVLLLVCAGLLVTFLVMARNKRATRGTYSPSAQEYCNPRLEMDNVLKPPPEERLI comes from the exons AATCGCCTTTTGTTGCGGCCACTTCCAAAGAAGCTTATTTCAATGGATCAGCATACCTGCGTTTGTTATCTCCAATGCCTATATGGGATCATTCGGCCATCAGTTTTCGCTCTTGTCGAG GTGGTGAAATTTTGGCCCAGCAATACAATAAGAATTCGATTGTCATCTCTGTGATAAATGATTTCCTGCAAATCTCTCTGGCCGGTCCGGCGGTGATAGGACCCAACAATCGAGTGGACGTCAAGTACTCATACCATTTGCTGGACAACAGATGGCATACGCTACAATTCAAATATGAATATGGCAATTTACTCCTGTTCATCGACCGCGAGTCCAGACTGTTTG CTAATTCCACCTATAACAGTCAGTTCCTCACCAACCAGGATATAGGCAATGAGGCTGCCATCTTAATTTTGGGCAACTCATTTACGGGCTGTTTGCAAGATGGACCTGGTCTGCAGTTCATCAATGACTCCATGACGGTACAGAATGCTGTGTTCGGTCCGTGCCCCTTGGGCAGTGGCCCCTGTTCAGATCATGACATTCCGCTGAGGAATCAAGACTTTTGCGCCAACGACCCCTGCATGGGCTATGGCCAGTGCATTTCCCATGCCGATGGATATGAGTGTCGCTGCACTGCCCGGTATTCGGGGAAAAATTGTCAAATGGATAATGGTTCGCCTTGCGATCGCAATCCTTGCTCAAATGGCGGCACCTGCTTCGAAGACAGCCGCGGAGACTACCAatgcatttgcaatcccaatcaCACTGGGAAACACTGTGAGACTGAAATAAATATTAACCCCCTGTGCCAGATCAATCCGTGTCTTAACAATGGTGCCTGTGTGGTGGCTGCTGGCAGCAACTCCATTGAGTGTGAGTGCCCCAAGGGGTATACAGGCAGTCATTGCGAAATCGACATGGACGATTGTGCCTCCCAACCGTGCCAAAACAATGGAAAATGTGTGGATAAGGTCAATGGATTTTTCTGCGATTGCACCAACACCGGATTCCTGGGACCGCTGTGCCAAACAAACATCGACGAATGCGATATGAAGCCCTGCCGTAATGGCGGCAAATGCTTCGACACCAATGGCTGGTACATCTGCCAATGTATGGAGGGCTGGGCCGGGGAGGTCTGCGAAAAGCCCATCAGTTGCAAGACCCAGCAGTGTCTAAACGGCGGCACCTGCATCGACAAGCAAATTGGTATGCACTGTCTGTGTCCCCCAGGCTTTTCTGGAGAACTCTGCCAACAAGGACCGCCGCCCTGTCCTCAGTGTCCCATCGATTCGGAATGTGTAGCAGGGAAATGCGTCTGCAAGCCAGGAACCTCAG GCCCTATAGGTCATTGCATCCCTGTAGAGAGTACCACTATAATGCCAACTGCACCACCTACGCTTGTCGTGAGTAGTAGTGCGTCGTCGCCTGTAGTAAACAATCAACAGTCATCCCGATCGGCTCAATTGAATGCATGCTCCTCTGACAAATGCTTAAATGGCGGCACTTGTCAGGGCTTTGCCACAAACTATACATGTATCTGTGCCCTCGGATTCAAAG GTTTCAATTGTGAGCAGCCCACCACGGATGTGACCTCCAGTATAGCTGCTGTGGGAACTGGCTGCAAATGTCTGAATGGTGGCACCTGCTCGTTGAATGGCACCCACTGTTATTGTCCCACCGGCTACTCGGGCGATCGATGTGAGAAACTAGAACCTTGTACCCTAAACAATTGCCAAGAACCCATGATTTGTGCTCAGAACAAGTGCATATGTCCCCAGGACAAGGTGTGTACTCAGTGTGCCTCTCAGCCTTGTCGCAATGGCGGCATGTGCTCGGATCTTCCCAACGGCGACTACGAGTGCAAGTGCCCCGCTGGCTGGACGGGTCGCAATTGTGTGAAGGACGTCGACGAATGTGCCATATCGCCCAAAATTTGTGGCAATGGCATCTGTAAGAACGAAGAGGGATCCTACAAATGCTATTGTACGCCCGGTTTCACAGGAATCCATTGCGATTCCGATGTGGATGAGTGTTTGAGTCACCCCTGCCAGAATGGAGCAACGTGTCACAATAAG ATCAATGCTTACAAATGCGTTTGCCCTGCCGGTTACAAGGGTCTTAACTGCGAAATCGACATTGATGAGTGCGCAAGTAATCCGTGTTTCAATGGTTCCACTTGCATAGATTTGATCAACAATTTCACCTGCTCCTGCATACCCGGAATGACGGGGCGCTTTTGTGAAATCGACATCGACGATTGCATATCGGGACCATGTCAGCACAATGGCATTTGCATCGACGAATTGGGTGGCTTCCATTGCAATTGCAGCTCGACCGGATACGAGGGAAGATATTGCGAATCGAACATAGACGAGTGCGCCACTAACCAATGCACCAATGGTGCCGAGTGCATAGACCAAGTCAATGATTACTTCTGCAAATGCTTCCCCGGGTTTCGAGGCAAAAACTGTGACATTGATATTAACGAGTGCGAAAGTAATCCGTGTCAGTTCAACGGCATTTGCCTGGAGCGTTCCAACATGACATTATACGCCTTGAGTCAAACCATGGACTTGCCCAGTGTTTTCAGTCAGCCTTTTAGTTTCCAAAATGCCAGCGG CTATGAATGTGTTTGTGTGCCTGGCATAGTGGGCAAGAATTGTGAAACCAATATCAACGAGTGTGAAAATAATCGTTGCGGCAAGCACGGCACCTGCAATGATGGG ATTGGCACCTATACATGCGAATGTGATCCCGGATTTGAGGGTACCTATTGCGAAATCAACATCGACGAATGTGACCGCTATAGTCCATGTGGCGATCACGGCACTTGCATTGATCAAGTCAACGACTACGAGTGCGATTGTGATGCCATGTATGGGGGCAAGAATTGCTCGGTCCCTTTGATAGGCTGCTTGAGCGCACCCTGTTCGAATGGTGGCATCtgcaaaccatatttggttaacGAAACCGAGCATCTCTTCAACTGTTCCTGCCAACATGGCTTCCAGGGCTATACCTGTGAGAAGACAACCACCATATCGATGGTAGTCAGCAGCCTAATCACGGTTAAGACGCAACGAGAGGAAGGCTATGACATAAATCTCCAGTTTCGCACCACCTTGCCCAATGGGGTATTGGCCTTTGGAACTTCGGGGGGCCAAAATGAACCGGTCAGCTACATATTGGAGCTCATCAATGGGCGGCTAAACTTGCACTCGTCTCTGCTGAATAAATGGGAAGGGGTTTTCATTGGGTCCAATCTGAATGACAGCAACTGGCATAAGGTGTTTGTGGCCATTAATACCTCGCATTTGGTTCTATCGGCAAATGATGAGCAGGCCATATTCCCCGTAGGCTCCTACGAGACTTCGAATGGCAGTCAGCAGCCCTCATTTCCACTGACCTACTTGGGTGGCACCATTCCCAACTTGAAGTCATACCTAAGACATTTGACCCACCGTCCGTCGAGCTTTGTGGGTTGTATGCAGGACATTGTTGTGAATGGCAAATGGATTTTCCCCGAGGAACAAGGCTTGGATAACGACACCAAGTTAACCCACATACAAAGTGGATGTCCCCGAACCGAGCAATGTAATCCGAACCCCTGTCATTCAAATGGCAAGTGTACAGATCTGTGGCATACTTTTGCCTGTACCTGCCAACGGCCCCATTTCGGATACACTTGCATATACA ATATAACGGCTGCCACCTTTGGCCATGAGAACACCACACACTCCGCCGTTATTGTGGAAACCAATGATGTTGCCCGACGAGCCATTCGGTCAGTGCTAGATATTTCCATGTTCATACGAACAAGGCAACCGACAGGTCAGGTGTTTTATCTGGGCAGTGATCCACGCAAAGGCAAAGGAGCCG ATGCAGGCAGTTCGTATGTGGCTGCAAAACTACAAGGTGGAGAGTTATTGGTCCGCATGCAATTCAATGGAACGCCCGAGGCATACACTGTGGGTGGAAATAAACTGGACAACGGCTATAACCACTTAATTGAAGTAGTGCGAAATCAAACGTTGGTGCAGGTCAAGCTGAATGACACAGAATACTTCCGCAAGACATTGTCTTCGACTGGTCTGTTGGATGCACAAGTCCTGTATTTGGGTGGCCCGGCTCCTACCACACCCCCAACTGAAGCACCTATAGTGGCCGGCAGTGAGGTGGGAACGACGGAATATGCCACCATAAAGCCTGAAGATTACTTCAAGGGTATTATACAAGATGTTAAGGTTAGCAACGGCTCCCACACAATGATTGTGGAGCTATATCCCTTGGAGGAAGAAGATTTAGCCTTGCCACCTTCCTTCGGTACCATAACAATAGATAGAACATCAGTATTAAAGGGAGAAGTTTCCGATGACTTGTGTCGCAAGAATCCTTGCAGGCACAATGCCGAATGCCGCAACACCTGGAATGACTACATATGCAAGTGTCCAAATGGCTATAAGGGCAAGGACTGTCAGGAGATAGAGTTCTGCCAATTGGTGACATGCCCTGGAAACAGTATTTGTCAAAATCTCGATGATGGCGGCTACGAATGTCTAACCAACATCACATTTAGAGGCAACGAAAAGGCTCCGCTCTCCTTCTCGTTTTACAAGGAACCGCATCTGGCGGAGGAAACAAAGCCCAAACTTAAGCCCGTCATTGAAATAGCTTATCGCACTCGTGCAGGCGGCACCCTGCTGTATTTGGAGAACCAAGATAGTTTCTTTGAAATAGGTGTCAACCAAGGCCAAGTAACGGTTACATGGAAGTTCAATCAGGATCCCTTGGGTGATACAAAACGCTTTAGCAAAGACAATTCCGATGGCATTGAATGGAGTCGAATATTTTTGAGGGCTCAAAATGGCAAACTGGAAGGGGGATGGAAGGGCTGGGAAAGTATGGTCGACCCTTCACCCTCCTTCTCGGCGGACATTGATATCCACGCTTTTGAGGAGCTGATATCAAGTGGTGCTCAGGTTTATTTGGGCGGCATGCCCACAGAAAGTCATCAGTCGCGTGGAACTCTATCATCACAACAAGGCTCCCAGTTCAAGGGCTGCCTGGGAGAAGCTCGTGTGGGAGATTTGCTATTGCCCTATTTTACCAATGACGAAATGTATCCCCGAACCGAGAATGTGTCCGTACAACCCAGTGTACAATTTCGTTTGAATTCCACAAGACCCGATGAAGGATGCATTCTTTGTTTCAAGAGTGATTGTAAAAATGGCGGATTCTGCAGCTCTCCCTCCGAAAGCTATGCCTGTACCTGCCAGGCCGGGTACGATGGCAATGACTGCTCGAATGACATTGACGAATGCGCCACAGCGATGTGTGAGAACAACTCCACATGTATTGACAAGGTGGCCGACTTCTTCTGCTCCTGTCTGCCGGGCTACGATGGACGCTTCTGTGAGAACAACATTGACGAGTGCCTAGACGAGCCTTGCCACAATGGGGGCAATTGTACAGACCTTATAGCAGCCTTTAAGTGTGACTGCACAGATGACTATGCTGGACCTCAGTGCGACATTCTAAAGCAGGTCACGTGTGATAATAACCCATGTAAAAATGGATCAACGTGCCAGGATAAATTTA ATTCCCAAACGGGCAATAATTTCACATGTACCTGTATGCAAGGCTATGAGGGGCCTCTGTGTGACACTCCCTTTTGCGAGGTAAAACCATGCGAGCATGGTGGTCTTTGCATTATATCAGAATCAAGG ACCCCCATTTGCCAATGCAGTTTGGGTTACACCGGACCTCTGTGCGAAAGCGACATCAACGAGTGCGAATCGAATCCCTGCTTCAATGATGGCATTTGCACCGATTTGGTTGGCGGCTACTCTTGCAATTGCACTGAGACCGGTTTTGAGGGCGACAACTGCGAAATCGACATCGATGAATGTGCCATGAGCGTAGAGTATTGCGGCGGTCTCGGTAGATGCATCAATCTGCCGGGCACCTTCAAGTGTATATGCCAAGACTCCTTCTGTGGGGCCTACTGCAACTTTACGGACCCCTGTAAACAGTCCGATGTGCAGTTGTGCATGAACGGCGGTACCTGTCAAGAAGCCTGCGGCGATGAAGCAGACTACACTTGCAATTGTACCGACGGCTACACTGGCAAAAATTGCACAGTGCTG ATAACCGCTAAAGAGGAGCCCAGCACAGCGGACATTGCCATTATAGTTATACCCGTTGTTGTGGTCCTGCTGCTCGTCTGTGCCGGTCTACTGGTAACTTTTCTGGTTATGGCACGCAACAAGCGCGCCACCCGGGGCACCTACAGCCCCAGTGCTCAGGAATACTGCAATCCCCGTCTGGAAATGGACAATGTGTTGAAACCCCCACCTGAAGAAAGGCTCATTTAG